A region from the Nocardioides coralli genome encodes:
- a CDS encoding NAD(P)-dependent alcohol dehydrogenase, with protein sequence MAAPTQPPTETPAPTGTMHAVVQRAYGDAGVLELEDVPVPVPDRGEVLLRVEAAAIDRGTWHLMTGTPRMLRPFVGWRGPRGTYVPGRDVAGTVVALGAGVTRFRVGDRVFGAARGSLAEYATAQEARLAHQPAGATPVQAAVLAISGLTALQALDAARVGARDRVLVTGASGGVGAYAVQLAVARGAVVTGVCSAAKADAVRRWGASRVLDYATTDPTEGEERYDAIIDVAGGAPLHRLRRVLEPRGALVFVGSEAGGEWTGGFGRPLRWVVRMLLSRQRFVLLTSREKAVADLERLARAVEDGSLVPPVHGVHPLADVREAMEELSAGHVVGKVAVAVREAGDEESA encoded by the coding sequence ATGGCTGCACCCACCCAGCCGCCCACCGAGACGCCCGCGCCCACCGGGACCATGCACGCCGTGGTCCAGCGCGCGTACGGCGACGCGGGAGTCCTCGAGCTCGAGGACGTCCCCGTCCCCGTGCCGGATCGCGGTGAGGTGCTGCTGCGCGTCGAGGCTGCCGCCATCGACCGCGGTACCTGGCATCTCATGACGGGGACGCCGAGGATGCTGCGGCCCTTCGTCGGCTGGCGCGGCCCGCGCGGCACCTACGTCCCCGGGCGTGACGTCGCGGGGACCGTGGTCGCCCTCGGCGCGGGCGTGACACGGTTTCGCGTCGGCGACCGGGTCTTCGGCGCCGCTCGCGGCTCGCTTGCCGAGTACGCCACCGCGCAGGAGGCGCGGCTGGCCCACCAGCCGGCGGGAGCGACTCCGGTGCAGGCAGCCGTGCTCGCGATCTCGGGGCTCACCGCGCTGCAGGCGCTCGACGCCGCCCGGGTCGGGGCGCGTGACCGGGTCCTGGTGACCGGGGCCTCCGGCGGGGTCGGCGCCTACGCCGTGCAGCTGGCCGTCGCCCGGGGCGCCGTCGTCACGGGGGTGTGCAGCGCGGCCAAGGCCGACGCCGTCCGCCGCTGGGGCGCGTCGCGGGTCCTCGACTACGCGACCACCGACCCGACCGAGGGCGAGGAGCGCTACGACGCGATCATCGACGTCGCCGGCGGCGCCCCGCTGCACCGACTGCGTCGCGTCCTGGAGCCGCGGGGTGCGCTGGTGTTCGTCGGCAGCGAGGCCGGGGGCGAGTGGACCGGGGGCTTCGGCCGCCCGTTGCGCTGGGTCGTGCGCATGCTGCTGTCGCGCCAGCGGTTCGTGCTGCTGACCAGCCGCGAGAAGGCCGTGGCGGACCTGGAGCGACTGGCCCGGGCCGTCGAGGACGGGTCGTTGGTCCCGCCGGTGCACGGCGTGCACCCCCTCGCCGACGTCCGTGAGGCCATGGAAGAGCTCAGCGCGGGCCACGTCGTGGGCAAGGTCGCCGTCGCCGTGCGAGAGGCGGGTGACGAGGAGTCGGCCTAG
- a CDS encoding MMPL family transporter yields MSHLLHRLGRGAAAHPWRTLAGWLVVAATVLGLAGGFGGTTQDDYDVPDAAAQVGVDQLREHLPEAGYASAQVVVHDRDGARLAESEIVALADRLAELPHVAAVSPARYSDDGDTALLDVAYDVPLTHADVMGDLEPLEGAAAPTRDAGLQVELGGEVPSSAAAPMEGYGELIGIVTALVILVVALGSVVAAGLPVLVAVGGLAVSAGGVLLLAAVTDVSTIAPVVATMVGLGVGIDYALLIVTRYAENVRAGHAVPEAAGRAVATAGRSVVFAASTVLVSLMGLRFSGLSTFESFGFATAIAVVAVAASALTLVPALCRLAGRRILPRRSRRTPTRPVAPSESWTSRWAARVGRRPLPWAVGAALLMVLLALPVLDMRTWPQDASIQSTDLTTRQAYDLVAAEYGAGHNGPLTLVVDRERVSDGEAAALATSLDERGDIASVTEPFASPDGAISVLTAVPTFGPTDERMPGLVASVRDQVPDGVEVTGATAMMSDIADLLADRMWLVIAFVVAVSVVLLAMVFRSVVVPLKAAAMNLLSIGAAYGVMVAVFQWGWGTDLLGLDHSVPVSSWVPILMFTILFGLSMDYEVFLLSRIREDWEATGDAHRSVTRGLAATGRVISCAAAIMIAVFLGFATEVDVVVKMLGVGMAVAILLDATLVRMVLVPATMSLLGRWNWWLPTWLDRLLPGVRAEITEADLALLDTTDTTPNTTTREDALR; encoded by the coding sequence ATGTCCCACCTCCTCCACCGCCTCGGCCGCGGCGCTGCCGCCCACCCGTGGCGGACCCTCGCCGGCTGGCTCGTCGTCGCCGCCACCGTGCTCGGTCTCGCCGGCGGGTTCGGCGGGACGACACAGGACGACTACGACGTGCCCGACGCAGCGGCCCAGGTCGGCGTCGACCAGCTGCGGGAGCACCTGCCCGAGGCCGGCTACGCCTCCGCCCAGGTCGTGGTGCACGACCGGGACGGCGCCAGGCTGGCCGAGTCCGAGATCGTCGCGCTGGCCGATCGGCTCGCGGAGCTGCCGCACGTCGCGGCGGTCTCCCCGGCCCGCTACTCCGACGACGGTGACACCGCGCTCCTCGACGTCGCCTACGACGTCCCCCTCACCCACGCCGACGTCATGGGGGACCTCGAGCCCCTCGAGGGCGCTGCGGCCCCCACCCGCGACGCCGGCCTCCAGGTCGAGCTCGGCGGTGAGGTGCCGAGCAGTGCGGCCGCGCCCATGGAGGGCTATGGCGAGCTGATCGGGATCGTGACGGCGCTCGTGATCCTGGTCGTCGCGCTCGGCTCCGTCGTCGCGGCCGGGCTGCCCGTGCTCGTCGCGGTCGGCGGGCTCGCGGTCAGCGCCGGCGGCGTGCTGCTGCTCGCCGCCGTGACCGATGTCAGCACCATCGCCCCGGTCGTCGCGACCATGGTCGGGCTCGGTGTCGGGATCGACTACGCCCTCCTCATCGTGACCCGGTACGCCGAGAACGTGCGGGCCGGCCACGCCGTGCCCGAGGCGGCCGGGCGTGCGGTCGCCACCGCCGGCCGCTCGGTGGTGTTCGCCGCGAGCACCGTGCTGGTCTCGCTGATGGGCCTGCGGTTCTCGGGGCTCTCCACCTTCGAGAGCTTCGGCTTCGCCACGGCCATCGCCGTCGTCGCCGTCGCCGCCTCCGCCCTCACCCTCGTGCCAGCCCTGTGCCGGCTGGCCGGTCGGCGGATCCTGCCGCGCCGCAGCCGCAGGACCCCGACGCGCCCGGTGGCGCCGAGTGAGTCGTGGACCAGCCGCTGGGCCGCTCGCGTCGGGCGCCGGCCGCTCCCCTGGGCCGTCGGTGCCGCGTTGCTGATGGTGCTGCTCGCGCTGCCGGTGCTCGACATGCGCACCTGGCCGCAGGACGCCAGCATCCAGTCGACCGACCTCACCACGCGGCAGGCCTACGACCTCGTCGCCGCGGAGTACGGCGCCGGCCACAACGGTCCGCTCACGCTGGTCGTCGACCGGGAGCGCGTATCCGACGGGGAGGCCGCGGCGCTCGCCACGAGCCTGGACGAGCGCGGCGACATCGCCTCGGTGACCGAGCCCTTCGCCTCACCGGACGGCGCCATCTCGGTGCTGACCGCCGTGCCGACGTTCGGGCCCACCGACGAGCGGATGCCGGGGCTGGTCGCGTCGGTCCGCGACCAGGTCCCCGACGGGGTCGAGGTCACCGGGGCGACGGCGATGATGTCCGACATCGCCGACCTGCTGGCCGACCGGATGTGGCTGGTCATCGCCTTCGTGGTGGCGGTCTCGGTCGTGCTGCTGGCCATGGTGTTCCGCTCGGTCGTGGTGCCGCTCAAGGCGGCGGCCATGAACCTGCTGAGCATCGGGGCGGCGTACGGCGTGATGGTCGCCGTCTTCCAGTGGGGCTGGGGCACCGACCTGCTCGGCCTCGACCACTCCGTGCCCGTGTCGAGCTGGGTGCCGATCCTGATGTTCACCATCCTGTTCGGCCTGTCGATGGACTACGAGGTGTTCCTGCTCTCCCGGATCCGGGAGGACTGGGAGGCCACCGGCGACGCCCATCGCAGCGTCACCCGCGGGCTCGCCGCCACCGGCCGGGTCATCTCGTGCGCCGCCGCGATCATGATCGCCGTCTTCCTGGGCTTCGCCACCGAGGTCGACGTCGTCGTGAAGATGCTCGGCGTCGGGATGGCGGTCGCGATCCTGCTCGACGCGACCCTGGTCCGGATGGTCCTCGTGCCCGCGACCATGTCGCTGCTCGGTCGCTGGAACTGGTGGCTGCCGACGTGGCTGGACCGCCTGCTCCCCGGGGTCCGCGCCGAGATCACCGAGGCCGACCTCGCCCTGCTCGACACCACCGACACCACCCCGAACACCACCACCCGAGAGGACGCACTCCGATGA
- the pgm gene encoding phosphoglucomutase (alpha-D-glucose-1,6-bisphosphate-dependent) has protein sequence MPADSRAGQPATDSDLVDVSDLLAAYADRVPDPDDPDQQVVFGTSGHRGTSLRTSFNEHHILATTQAICDYRREQGYDGPLFIGRDTHALSEPAWVSALEVLVANDVDVLVDSRDGFTPTPAVSHAILRANAGRVTGSGLADGIVVTPSHNPPSDGGFKYNPPHGGPADSDATSAIAARANELIRGGLEGVARTADISGVGRYDFLGAYVDDLPAVLDLDAVREAGVRIGADPLGGASVDYWAEIAERHRLDLTVVNPDVDPTWRFMTLDWDGKIRMDCSSPHAMASLIERRDDYAIATGNDADADRHGIVTPDAGLMNPNHYLAVAIGYLFGDGRPDWPDTARIGKTLVSSSMIDRVAAAIGRPMVEVPVGFKWFVPGLIDGSFGFGGEESAGASFLRRDGSVWTTDKDGIILALLASEILARTGQTPSQRYADLVAEHGDPAYARVDAPADRAQKAKLAALSPDDVTATELAGEPITARLTEAPGNGAAIGGLKVTTESAWFAARPSGTEDVYKIYAESFRGPDHLAQVQDEAREVVAAALG, from the coding sequence ATGCCCGCCGACAGCCGCGCAGGTCAGCCCGCCACCGACTCCGACCTCGTCGACGTCAGCGACCTGCTGGCGGCGTACGCCGACCGCGTGCCCGATCCCGACGACCCGGACCAGCAGGTGGTCTTCGGCACCAGCGGCCATCGCGGCACGTCGCTGCGGACCTCCTTCAACGAGCACCACATCCTGGCCACCACGCAGGCGATCTGCGACTACCGCCGGGAGCAGGGCTACGACGGGCCACTGTTCATCGGCCGCGACACCCACGCCCTGAGCGAGCCCGCGTGGGTCTCGGCCCTCGAGGTGCTGGTCGCCAACGACGTCGACGTGCTCGTCGACAGCCGCGACGGGTTCACCCCCACCCCCGCGGTGTCCCACGCCATCCTGCGCGCCAACGCCGGCCGGGTCACCGGTTCCGGGCTGGCCGACGGCATCGTGGTCACGCCGTCCCACAACCCGCCGAGCGACGGCGGGTTCAAGTACAACCCCCCGCACGGCGGACCGGCCGACTCCGACGCCACCTCGGCGATCGCGGCGCGCGCCAACGAGCTGATCCGCGGTGGGCTGGAGGGCGTGGCGCGTACCGCCGACATCTCCGGCGTCGGGCGCTACGACTTCCTCGGCGCCTACGTCGACGACCTGCCCGCCGTGCTCGACCTCGACGCGGTCCGCGAGGCGGGCGTGCGGATCGGGGCCGACCCGCTCGGCGGGGCGAGCGTCGACTACTGGGCCGAGATCGCCGAGCGGCACCGGCTCGACCTGACCGTGGTCAACCCCGACGTGGATCCGACGTGGCGGTTCATGACGCTCGACTGGGACGGCAAGATCCGGATGGACTGCTCCTCCCCGCACGCGATGGCCTCGTTGATCGAGCGGCGGGACGACTACGCGATCGCGACGGGCAACGACGCCGATGCCGACCGCCACGGGATCGTCACCCCGGACGCGGGGCTGATGAACCCCAACCACTACCTCGCGGTGGCGATCGGCTACCTGTTCGGCGACGGGCGGCCGGACTGGCCGGACACGGCGCGGATCGGCAAGACGCTCGTGTCGAGCTCGATGATCGACCGGGTCGCCGCCGCGATCGGCCGGCCGATGGTGGAGGTCCCCGTCGGGTTCAAGTGGTTCGTGCCGGGCCTGATCGACGGCTCCTTCGGCTTCGGCGGCGAGGAGTCGGCCGGCGCCTCGTTCCTGCGCCGCGACGGTTCGGTGTGGACCACCGACAAGGACGGGATCATCCTGGCGCTGCTCGCCTCGGAGATCCTGGCGCGCACCGGGCAGACCCCCTCGCAGCGGTACGCCGACCTCGTGGCCGAGCACGGCGACCCGGCGTACGCGCGGGTGGACGCCCCGGCCGACCGCGCCCAGAAGGCCAAGCTGGCCGCGCTCTCCCCCGACGACGTCACCGCCACCGAGCTCGCCGGCGAGCCGATCACGGCGCGGCTGACCGAGGCCCCGGGCAACGGCGCGGCCATCGGCGGGCTGAAGGTGACCACGGAGAGCGCGTGGTTCGCGGCCCGGCCGAGCGGCACCGAGGACGTCTACAAGATCTACGCCGAGTCCTTCCGGGGGCCCGACCACCTGGCTCAGGTGCAGGACGAGGCGCGCGAGGTCGTCGCGGCGGCGCTGGGCTGA
- a CDS encoding TetR/AcrR family transcriptional regulator: MSTPTRAPRNTLSRELVVENAVRLADRDGLGSLTIRALAAECGARPMAIYHHIANKEAILDAIVDAVYAEVHLPRADRPWRDELAERSRSMRAALARHPWALAVLESRRNPGAETLRGHEACLEILRTAGFSLPATAHAYALLDAFVYGFAVQEAMLDQAGLDDDPADLVEGLDLSRFPRMAEFASGHVLTEGYSFGSSFEVGLELTLDSLDRLRHTY; this comes from the coding sequence GTGTCCACCCCCACCCGTGCTCCCCGCAACACGCTGAGCCGGGAGCTGGTGGTCGAGAACGCGGTGCGGCTCGCCGACCGCGACGGCCTGGGGTCGCTGACGATCCGGGCCCTGGCCGCCGAGTGCGGGGCCCGGCCGATGGCGATCTACCACCACATCGCCAACAAGGAGGCGATCCTCGACGCGATCGTCGACGCGGTGTACGCCGAGGTCCACCTCCCCCGCGCCGACCGCCCGTGGCGGGACGAGCTGGCCGAGCGGTCCCGGTCGATGCGCGCGGCGCTGGCGCGTCACCCCTGGGCGCTGGCGGTCCTGGAGAGCCGTCGCAACCCGGGCGCGGAGACGCTGCGTGGGCACGAGGCGTGCCTGGAGATCCTGCGCACCGCCGGCTTCTCGTTGCCCGCCACCGCCCACGCGTACGCCCTGCTCGACGCCTTCGTCTACGGGTTCGCGGTGCAGGAGGCGATGCTCGACCAGGCCGGCCTCGACGACGACCCTGCGGACCTCGTCGAAGGTCTCGACCTGTCGCGCTTCCCCCGGATGGCCGAGTTCGCGAGCGGGCACGTGCTCACCGAGGGCTACTCCTTCGGCAGCTCCTTCGAGGTCGGCCTCGAGCTCACGCTGGACTCCCTCGACCGGCTGCGGCACACGTACTAG
- a CDS encoding alpha/beta hydrolase has product MTGFVTAVEGDAAVVRLPGHADAEQVRLWCDLELGNTTLDRLDAGWEVRLTDLPVDRLEYLLDVDGAMQTDPTHDRTVGGPFGDHSWLPLPAYAEPGWLAADRVAAEQAGVVFEDTPVGDVEVTVWAPADADGDEPLPMLLCHDGPEMAAYGGLLDWASSGIAADRLPRMRVGLLAPGSRNERYAANPAYAAALVDHVVPGLRAACPTDHRPVLAGQSLGAVAALHAAWTSPGTFAGLLLQSGSFFTPELDPQESDFEYWDEVTGFVASLLAATTAAPSAPVVAMTCGSAEENHANNLQLRDHLAATGMTVTWGEVRQGHTWTCWRDSLDPSLTDLLRKVWG; this is encoded by the coding sequence ATGACCGGGTTCGTGACGGCCGTCGAGGGCGATGCCGCCGTGGTCCGGCTGCCCGGCCACGCCGACGCGGAGCAGGTCCGGCTGTGGTGCGACCTCGAGCTCGGGAACACCACCCTCGACCGGCTGGACGCCGGCTGGGAGGTGCGGCTGACCGACCTGCCGGTCGACCGGCTCGAGTACCTCCTCGACGTGGACGGCGCGATGCAGACCGACCCCACGCACGACCGCACCGTCGGCGGGCCGTTCGGCGACCACTCGTGGCTGCCGTTGCCCGCCTACGCCGAGCCCGGCTGGCTGGCCGCCGACCGGGTTGCCGCCGAGCAGGCGGGCGTGGTCTTCGAGGACACCCCGGTCGGCGACGTCGAGGTCACCGTGTGGGCGCCGGCCGACGCCGACGGCGACGAGCCGCTGCCGATGCTGCTCTGCCACGACGGACCCGAGATGGCGGCGTACGGCGGGCTGCTGGACTGGGCCTCGAGCGGCATCGCCGCCGACCGGCTGCCCCGGATGCGGGTCGGGCTGCTCGCTCCCGGGTCCCGCAACGAGCGCTACGCCGCCAACCCGGCGTACGCCGCGGCGCTGGTCGACCACGTCGTGCCGGGCCTGCGGGCCGCGTGCCCCACCGACCACCGGCCGGTGCTGGCCGGCCAGAGCCTCGGCGCCGTCGCCGCCCTCCACGCCGCGTGGACCAGTCCCGGCACCTTCGCGGGGCTGCTCCTGCAGTCGGGCTCGTTCTTCACCCCCGAGCTCGACCCGCAGGAGAGCGACTTCGAGTACTGGGACGAGGTCACCGGCTTCGTGGCCAGCCTGCTCGCCGCGACCACGGCGGCCCCGTCCGCGCCGGTGGTCGCGATGACCTGCGGGAGCGCGGAGGAGAACCACGCCAACAATCTGCAGCTGCGCGACCACCTGGCCGCCACCGGGATGACGGTGACGTGGGGAGAGGTGCGGCAGGGCCACACGTGGACCTGCTGGCGTGACAGTCTCGACCCGTCGCTGACCGACCTGCTGCGGAAGGTGTGGGGCTGA
- a CDS encoding Nramp family divalent metal transporter: MDTVPTTTPKWSLVGPGIVVAATGVGAADLVATLVAGSSYGYALLWAVVLGCVMKVVLVEGAGRYSLATGRTIYEGWTSLGPWTTWYFGPYIVVWGFVYGAAAMAGTGLPLNALLPWLPVEAWGILSGLLGLALVWSGRYGIFEKVCAALVGIMFVAMVMAAALTVPNLAEVLTGLAPMVPEGGLITTLAVAGGVGGTITLAAYGYWVREKGWTTASHMRVMRLDNGVAYLVTGLFVTATLIVGAELLYSAGIAVEAGGAGLLDLGGVLEDRYGPTAGTIFLVGFWAAAMSSLIGVWNGVSLMFADFAGHVRKLPEGDPERGSGSKAYRAYILWLTLPPIALILVGEPIWLILAYGVLGAFFMPFLAVTLLWILNSDRVAGEWRNKLASNVLMALTALVFVAFAANELYDAVAGL; this comes from the coding sequence ATGGACACCGTCCCGACCACCACCCCGAAGTGGTCGCTCGTCGGACCCGGCATCGTCGTCGCCGCCACCGGCGTCGGCGCCGCCGACCTCGTCGCCACCCTCGTCGCCGGCAGCAGCTACGGCTACGCGCTCCTGTGGGCGGTGGTCCTCGGCTGCGTCATGAAGGTGGTGCTGGTCGAGGGTGCGGGCCGCTACTCGCTGGCCACCGGCCGCACGATCTACGAGGGCTGGACCAGCCTCGGGCCGTGGACGACGTGGTACTTCGGCCCCTACATCGTCGTCTGGGGGTTCGTCTACGGCGCCGCCGCCATGGCCGGCACCGGTCTCCCGCTCAACGCGCTGCTGCCGTGGCTCCCTGTCGAGGCGTGGGGCATCCTCTCCGGCCTGCTCGGGCTCGCCCTCGTGTGGTCAGGCCGCTACGGCATCTTCGAGAAGGTCTGCGCGGCCCTCGTCGGCATCATGTTCGTGGCGATGGTGATGGCGGCGGCACTGACCGTGCCCAACCTCGCCGAGGTCCTGACCGGGCTGGCCCCGATGGTCCCCGAGGGCGGCCTCATCACCACGCTCGCGGTCGCCGGCGGCGTCGGCGGGACCATCACGCTCGCGGCGTACGGCTACTGGGTGCGGGAGAAGGGCTGGACCACCGCGTCCCACATGCGCGTGATGCGCCTCGACAACGGCGTGGCCTACCTGGTGACCGGCCTCTTCGTGACCGCGACCCTGATCGTCGGGGCCGAGCTGCTCTACTCCGCAGGCATCGCCGTCGAAGCGGGTGGTGCCGGGCTGCTCGACCTCGGCGGCGTGCTGGAGGACCGCTACGGCCCGACGGCGGGCACGATCTTCCTGGTCGGTTTCTGGGCGGCGGCGATGTCGTCGCTGATCGGGGTCTGGAACGGCGTCTCCCTGATGTTCGCCGACTTCGCCGGCCACGTCCGCAAGCTGCCCGAGGGCGACCCCGAGCGAGGCTCCGGCAGCAAGGCGTACCGGGCCTACATTCTCTGGCTCACCCTGCCGCCGATCGCGCTGATCCTGGTCGGGGAGCCGATCTGGCTGATCCTCGCCTACGGCGTGCTCGGGGCCTTCTTCATGCCGTTCCTCGCGGTGACGCTGCTGTGGATCCTCAACAGCGACCGGGTCGCGGGGGAGTGGCGCAACAAGCTGGCCTCCAACGTGCTGATGGCACTCACCGCCCTCGTGTTCGTCGCCTTCGCGGCCAACGAGCTCTACGACGCGGTGGCCGGTCTCTGA
- a CDS encoding hemerythrin domain-containing protein, with translation MTPAPMTQHTVTDPAWPRQVRLPGQTAAHPGPVDMTMMYVMHHAFRRDLARFAVAAEATPATDRPAWQALGRAWRQFAAALHHHHSGEDAGLWPLMEERATPEERQVLAAMEAEHAEIDPILEACAAGFERLATEPDDDARHALAVRLVAGRERLGHHLRHEETEAIAIAQRVISQTEWERVEAEHFRSGLAFREVAALVPWVMDGLPDEVRRRLLGQPGGLVLRLVGWLTGPAYERRSRVAFRHA, from the coding sequence ATGACCCCAGCTCCGATGACCCAGCACACCGTGACCGACCCGGCGTGGCCCCGCCAGGTCCGGCTCCCCGGCCAGACGGCCGCCCACCCCGGCCCGGTCGACATGACGATGATGTACGTGATGCACCACGCGTTCCGGCGCGACCTCGCCCGGTTCGCCGTCGCCGCGGAGGCCACTCCGGCCACCGACCGGCCGGCCTGGCAGGCGCTCGGGCGGGCGTGGCGGCAGTTCGCCGCCGCCCTGCACCACCACCACAGCGGCGAGGACGCGGGCCTGTGGCCGTTGATGGAGGAGCGGGCCACGCCCGAGGAACGGCAGGTGCTCGCGGCCATGGAGGCCGAGCACGCCGAGATCGACCCGATCCTCGAGGCGTGCGCGGCGGGTTTCGAGCGACTGGCCACCGAGCCCGACGACGACGCCCGGCACGCGCTGGCGGTCCGGCTCGTCGCAGGGCGCGAGCGGCTCGGCCACCACCTGCGCCACGAGGAGACCGAGGCGATCGCGATCGCCCAGCGGGTCATCAGCCAGACCGAGTGGGAGCGGGTCGAGGCGGAGCACTTCCGCTCCGGCCTGGCCTTCCGCGAGGTCGCAGCGCTGGTCCCGTGGGTGATGGACGGCCTCCCCGACGAGGTACGCCGCCGGCTGCTCGGGCAGCCGGGGGGACTCGTGCTGCGGCTCGTGGGGTGGCTGACCGGCCCGGCGTACGAACGGCGGAGTCGCGTGGCCTTCCGCCACGCCTGA
- a CDS encoding esterase family protein translates to MERVQWELDAPGLDRPGTVIRYGHWGRPVLVFPSEQGRAWDYENNGMVAAVADLVEAGRAKLYCVDAFDHVSWSDRSLPLEERARRHQAYEAWIHDQVVPLIGEDTPGATDAVVTGCSLGAYHAVQLALTRADLFPVAICQSGNYDPSEWHAWGERGDAAYFTNPTDYVAHLHGDHLDWLRSRLHVVLVVGEGPWETHPTGSLPSAHRLAALLAERGLPHELDVWGHDSAHDWPWWQRQIAHHLPRFC, encoded by the coding sequence ATGGAACGGGTGCAGTGGGAGCTCGACGCGCCCGGCCTCGACCGGCCCGGCACCGTGATCCGCTACGGCCACTGGGGCCGGCCCGTGCTCGTGTTCCCCAGCGAGCAGGGCCGCGCCTGGGACTACGAGAACAACGGCATGGTCGCCGCCGTCGCCGACCTGGTCGAGGCCGGCCGGGCCAAGCTCTACTGCGTCGACGCCTTCGACCACGTCTCGTGGTCCGACCGCAGCCTCCCGCTGGAGGAGCGGGCGCGCCGCCACCAGGCCTACGAGGCGTGGATCCACGACCAGGTGGTGCCGCTGATCGGGGAGGACACCCCGGGCGCCACCGACGCGGTCGTCACCGGCTGCAGCCTCGGCGCCTACCACGCGGTGCAGCTGGCGCTGACCCGCGCGGACCTGTTCCCCGTCGCGATCTGTCAGTCCGGCAACTACGACCCGTCCGAGTGGCACGCGTGGGGCGAGCGGGGCGACGCGGCGTACTTCACGAACCCCACCGACTACGTCGCTCACCTCCACGGCGACCACCTCGACTGGCTGCGCAGCCGGCTCCACGTCGTCCTCGTCGTCGGCGAGGGCCCGTGGGAGACCCACCCCACCGGCTCGCTGCCGAGCGCCCACCGGCTGGCCGCGCTGCTCGCCGAGCGCGGGCTGCCCCACGAGCTCGACGTGTGGGGCCACGACTCCGCCCACGACTGGCCGTGGTGGCAACGCCAGATCGCCCACCACCTGCCGCGATTCTGCTGA